In one window of Candidatus Polarisedimenticolia bacterium DNA:
- a CDS encoding fibronectin type III domain-containing protein, whose translation ANELYVGTTRSLTSPGGLYKATAAGCSSPSGSCTTCTWTWSRLLDEPSVTGIAVSPLNPSILYAASAQENAVVPIQEAGIWKSVDGGTNWSHLDHNGLGSLKTPILDYSADGGTLTIWAATEGSGVFKGTIMVPATPAGLTAVAVAGRKITISWQDLSKAEVGWSIERKKGANGNWSEVFHQNGPNVTSYTSMNLTAGSTYYFRVRAYDEAGNSGYSNEASATAF comes from the coding sequence GCGAACGAGCTCTACGTGGGAACGACCCGGAGCCTGACTTCGCCGGGAGGCCTTTACAAGGCAACCGCTGCGGGGTGCAGCTCCCCGAGCGGTAGCTGCACTACGTGCACCTGGACCTGGAGCCGGCTGCTGGACGAGCCGAGCGTGACCGGGATCGCCGTTTCCCCGCTGAATCCGAGCATCCTTTATGCGGCCTCCGCCCAGGAGAACGCAGTCGTGCCCATTCAGGAAGCGGGCATCTGGAAGAGCGTCGACGGAGGCACTAACTGGAGCCACCTGGATCACAACGGTCTGGGCAGCCTGAAGACTCCCATCCTCGACTATTCGGCCGATGGCGGCACTCTGACGATATGGGCGGCGACCGAAGGGAGCGGTGTTTTCAAGGGAACGATCATGGTTCCCGCCACTCCGGCCGGGCTGACCGCTGTGGCGGTCGCCGGGAGGAAGATCACTATTTCCTGGCAGGATCTCTCGAAGGCCGAAGTGGGCTGGTCCATCGAGCGCAAGAAAGGAGCGAACGGCAACTGGTCCGAAGTCTTCCATCAGAATGGGCCGAACGTTACGTCCTACACAAGCATGAATCTGACTGCCGGCTCGACCTACTATTTTCGGGTGCGCGCCTACGACGAAGCAGGCAATTCCGGCTATTCCAACGAAGCGTCGGCGACTGCCTTCTAG
- a CDS encoding VWA domain-containing protein, which yields MKVKGRAYVRVGLTVTVMDRSGRPVQGLAREDFQLFEDGAEVTLQDFWIEGERIDRPLSVAVLLDLSESMSEQVQRVREAAEALLGALRPIDEIMVAKFNQDRVVLQPFTHDPGDPERTLSKIGKAEGGTALFRSIALTLRDLRPRPGRKVILVVTDGGDNDIARDTEALQSIYLQDLLRLCLRTETVVYGIRPGMVNGRPPFERFVEETGGRLLYTGGDLERLFKQLGEELLSQYHLGYDIDPEVKQGKRRSIRVQLSRSDLTVKTMSGFFTPRSQLETLLRDIKDEDARLRADAAYALGFVSEPRSSKALRKALHDKDEKVRELAAGALARLGEEEAIPDLKKVLGDRKEMAAVRGAALRSLAVLSGEQARPFLEEYLLGETDPGLKEVARALLSSL from the coding sequence GTGAAGGTCAAAGGCCGTGCCTACGTCCGCGTCGGGCTGACGGTCACGGTGATGGACCGCTCCGGCCGGCCGGTGCAGGGGCTGGCGCGAGAGGATTTCCAGCTCTTCGAAGACGGGGCCGAGGTGACGCTTCAGGACTTCTGGATCGAAGGAGAGCGGATCGACCGGCCGCTGTCGGTGGCAGTCCTCCTCGATCTCTCGGAGAGCATGAGCGAGCAGGTTCAGCGCGTGCGTGAAGCCGCAGAGGCGTTGCTGGGAGCGCTGCGTCCGATCGACGAGATCATGGTGGCGAAGTTCAACCAGGACCGGGTCGTGCTGCAGCCTTTCACCCACGATCCGGGAGATCCAGAGCGGACCCTGAGCAAGATCGGAAAGGCCGAGGGAGGCACGGCTCTCTTCCGCTCCATCGCCCTGACCCTCAGGGACCTGCGTCCGCGGCCGGGTCGGAAGGTGATCCTGGTGGTCACCGACGGTGGGGACAATGACATCGCCCGCGACACGGAGGCGCTTCAGTCCATCTACCTGCAGGATCTTCTGCGTCTCTGCCTGAGGACGGAAACGGTCGTTTACGGCATCCGCCCCGGAATGGTCAACGGCCGCCCGCCTTTCGAGCGCTTCGTGGAGGAAACCGGCGGCCGGCTCCTTTATACGGGCGGTGATCTGGAGCGCCTTTTCAAGCAATTGGGCGAGGAGCTGTTGAGCCAGTATCACCTGGGATACGACATCGATCCCGAGGTGAAGCAGGGTAAGAGGCGGAGCATCCGGGTGCAGCTGTCACGTTCCGACCTGACGGTCAAGACGATGTCCGGGTTCTTCACGCCTCGATCGCAGCTCGAGACGCTGCTGAGGGACATCAAAGACGAAGACGCGCGTTTGCGTGCTGATGCGGCCTACGCTCTCGGCTTCGTGAGCGAGCCGCGCTCGTCGAAAGCGCTGCGCAAGGCGCTGCACGACAAGGACGAGAAGGTCCGGGAGCTGGCAGCCGGCGCGCTGGCGCGCCTCGGCGAGGAGGAAGCGATTCCGGACCTGAAGAAAGTCCTGGGGGACCGCAAGGAGATGGCTGCGGTGCGGGGAGCGGCGCTGCGCTCGCTGGCGGTCCTGTCGGGAGAGCAAGCGCGGCCGTTCCTGGAAGAATACCTTCTTGGCGAGACCGACCCTGGCCTGAAGGAAGTGGCCCGCGCGCTTCTCTCCTCGCTCTAA
- a CDS encoding VWA domain-containing protein: MSRRISPLILLLLILLMFPDVSCTALAGQESAAASPCSAERVKDASTRVGLTVTVMDSYSGRPVQGLTREDFHLFEDGVEMTLQDFWVEGTRIDRPLSVAVLLDLSESMTEQIQRVREAAEALLGALRPSDEIMVARFNQDRVILQPFTHDPADPEQTLSNIGRAKEGTAIFRSIEETIKDLRERPGRKAILVVSDGLDNGDRDREALQSIYLQDLLRLCLRTETVVYGIRPGMVSGRPPFERFVEETGGRLLYTGGDLERLFKQLGEELLGQYHLGFDINPEVKEGKRRSIRVQLSRSDVTVKTMSGFYTPRSQLDMLLWDIKDVDARLRIDAAHDLGFESDPRSSKALRRALHDKEEKVREAAAGSLACVGDEEAIPDLKRVLGDRQETLPVRGAALRALAVLSGGQARPFLEEYIQQEFDPRLQDIARSLLSKM, translated from the coding sequence ATGTCCCGCCGCATCTCGCCGCTGATCCTTCTCCTGCTCATCCTCCTCATGTTCCCTGACGTATCCTGCACCGCCTTGGCGGGGCAAGAGTCCGCCGCCGCCTCCCCTTGCTCCGCGGAGCGCGTGAAGGATGCCAGCACCCGGGTCGGACTGACGGTCACGGTGATGGACAGCTACTCCGGCCGGCCGGTGCAGGGGCTCACCCGAGAGGACTTCCATCTTTTCGAAGATGGGGTCGAGATGACGCTGCAAGACTTCTGGGTGGAAGGAACGCGGATCGACCGGCCGCTGTCGGTGGCCGTTCTCCTCGACCTCTCGGAGAGCATGACCGAGCAGATTCAGCGTGTGCGCGAAGCTGCCGAAGCGCTGCTGGGCGCGCTGCGTCCCAGCGACGAGATCATGGTCGCGAGGTTCAATCAGGATCGGGTGATCCTGCAGCCTTTCACCCACGACCCGGCGGATCCGGAGCAGACCCTGAGCAACATCGGAAGGGCCAAGGAAGGCACGGCCATTTTTCGCTCGATCGAGGAGACCATCAAAGACCTGAGGGAGCGTCCGGGTCGGAAGGCAATCCTGGTGGTCAGCGACGGGCTGGACAATGGCGACCGCGACCGAGAGGCCCTTCAGTCCATCTACCTTCAAGACCTTCTTCGCCTGTGTCTGCGGACAGAAACCGTGGTCTACGGGATCCGCCCGGGAATGGTCTCCGGCCGCCCGCCGTTCGAGCGGTTCGTGGAGGAGACCGGAGGCCGGCTCCTCTATACCGGCGGCGATCTGGAGCGCCTGTTCAAGCAGCTGGGTGAGGAGCTGCTCGGCCAATATCACCTGGGATTCGACATCAATCCGGAGGTGAAAGAGGGGAAGAGACGGAGCATCCGGGTACAGCTGTCACGCTCGGATGTGACGGTCAAGACGATGTCCGGGTTCTACACGCCCCGGTCCCAGCTCGACATGCTGCTGTGGGACATCAAGGACGTAGATGCCCGCCTGCGCATCGACGCGGCCCACGATCTCGGCTTCGAGAGCGATCCGCGCTCCTCGAAAGCGCTTCGCAGAGCCCTGCACGACAAGGAGGAGAAGGTCCGGGAGGCGGCGGCCGGCTCGCTCGCGTGCGTCGGCGACGAGGAAGCGATTCCGGATCTGAAGAGAGTCCTTGGGGACAGGCAGGAGACGCTCCCGGTGCGGGGAGCGGCCTTGCGCGCGCTGGCGGTCCTTTCGGGCGGGCAGGCGCGGCCGTTCCTCGAAGAATACATTCAACAGGAGTTTGACCCGCGTCTCCAGGACATCGCCCGATCGCTTCTCTCCAAGATGTAG
- a CDS encoding cystathionine gamma-lyase, protein MHDATRVIHAGLPEPSQGQPFLPGPVFAGPYHLAGDPASAPYNYGRVHNPTWTAFERALGELEGGEAIAFASGMAATAAVMGSVLHPGDVAVLPADGYYTARRLAEGYFARIGVQVRMAETADDAQGKCLEGAKLLWLESPTNPGLDVCDLAALARAAHERGVLVAVDNTTATVLGQRPLALGADYSVASDTKALTGHGDLILGHVAVREAKLAEGLRTWRTQVGAIPGPMETWLAHRSLGTLDMRLERMTANALAIARFLAGRSEVKGVRYPGLPEDPAHRIAARQMNRFGPIVRFELDSAKAAERFLGRCRLILQSTSFGGLHTTAERRARWGGDKVPEGFIRLSAGCEHAEDILSDLDEALKEA, encoded by the coding sequence ATGCACGACGCAACACGAGTGATCCACGCCGGATTGCCGGAGCCGTCCCAGGGTCAGCCGTTCCTTCCCGGCCCGGTCTTCGCCGGCCCTTATCACCTCGCGGGAGATCCGGCCAGCGCCCCTTACAACTACGGCCGGGTCCACAACCCCACCTGGACCGCCTTCGAGCGGGCGCTGGGGGAGCTGGAGGGCGGGGAGGCGATCGCCTTTGCGTCGGGGATGGCGGCCACTGCCGCCGTCATGGGCTCCGTCCTGCACCCCGGCGATGTCGCGGTCCTGCCCGCCGACGGCTACTACACCGCCCGCAGGCTGGCGGAGGGCTACTTCGCGCGGATCGGTGTCCAGGTGCGCATGGCGGAGACGGCGGACGACGCCCAGGGGAAGTGCCTGGAGGGCGCGAAGCTGCTGTGGCTGGAGAGTCCGACCAACCCGGGACTCGACGTGTGCGACCTCGCCGCCCTGGCCCGGGCTGCCCACGAGCGCGGCGTGCTGGTGGCGGTGGACAACACGACGGCCACCGTTCTGGGGCAGCGCCCGCTGGCGCTCGGGGCCGACTATTCAGTCGCCTCGGACACCAAGGCGCTCACCGGCCACGGCGATTTGATCCTGGGACATGTGGCGGTGCGCGAAGCGAAGCTGGCGGAGGGACTGCGGACCTGGCGCACGCAGGTCGGCGCGATTCCGGGTCCCATGGAGACCTGGCTGGCGCATCGCTCGCTGGGCACTCTGGATATGAGGCTCGAGCGCATGACTGCCAACGCGCTGGCCATCGCGCGGTTCCTGGCCGGCCGTTCCGAAGTGAAGGGCGTCCGCTACCCCGGCCTGCCCGAGGATCCGGCACACCGGATCGCGGCGCGGCAGATGAACCGCTTCGGTCCGATCGTGAGGTTCGAGCTGGACTCGGCGAAAGCGGCGGAGAGGTTCCTGGGACGCTGCCGGCTGATCCTGCAATCCACCAGCTTCGGAGGGCTGCACACCACCGCCGAGCGCCGCGCCCGGTGGGGCGGGGACAAGGTGCCGGAAGGATTCATCCGGCTGAGCGCCGGATGCGAGCACGCGGAGGATATCCTGAGCGATCTCGACGAGGCACTGAAGGAAGCCTGA